From Candidatus Defluviilinea gracilis, a single genomic window includes:
- a CDS encoding YjbQ family protein: protein MKSHRKELWFNIPTRRGFVNITPQVETCLHESGILEGLILVSAMHITASVFINDDESGLHQDYEKWLEKLAPHEPVSQYRHNDTGEDNADAHMKRQIMGREVVVAVTDGKLDLGPWEQIFYGEFDGRRRKRVLVKIIGE from the coding sequence ATGAAATCCCATCGTAAAGAACTTTGGTTCAACATCCCCACCCGCCGCGGCTTTGTAAACATAACTCCGCAAGTAGAAACCTGCCTGCATGAAAGTGGAATCTTGGAAGGCCTTATTCTGGTTTCTGCCATGCATATAACGGCGTCAGTGTTCATCAATGACGACGAATCAGGCTTGCACCAAGACTATGAAAAGTGGCTGGAAAAACTGGCTCCGCATGAACCTGTCAGCCAGTACCGTCATAACGATACCGGTGAAGACAATGCCGATGCACACATGAAGCGCCAGATCATGGGGCGGGAGGTAGTCGTTGCTGTGACAGATGGTAAACTTGACCTTGGTCCTTGGGAACAGATTTTCTACGGTGAATTTGATGGTCGACGGCGAAAACGAGTTTTGGTGAAAATCATCGGTGAATAA
- a CDS encoding TIGR03960 family B12-binding radical SAM protein produces the protein MWAANSTHAQGGTRFQTRVAFVFPDIYDIGVSNVGLKILYDQVNQRDDALAERAYAPWLDMEALMREHGIPLYALESKRPLACFDLIGFTLPYETLYTNALNILDLAGIPVRSADRDETHPIIIAGGHSTMNPEPMHAFIDAFVIGEGEEVIHDIINVIQRVKGQTSQVASDLRLSTFDRNELLRLLARIPGVYVPTFYEANYLEDGTVSHIEPTIPEISKVVTKRVVAKLPPPPTKFIVPNIDIVHNRVSVEIMRGCTRGCRFCHAGMITRPVRERPVDEVVEALEAAVKSSGFEEIALLSLSSSDYTNVLELVTKVGEKFGGTHLKVSLPSLRIESVSIDLMEKLRDKRSGGFTLAPEAATERMRRIINKYIPDEDIINTTREIYSRGWTTIKLYFMIGHPSETLEDVQAIADLCKRVIAEGRKVAGMRVKLNAGVSTFVPKSQTPFQWVSCDTPEQIRAKQALLRRELGRDRSIKLSLTDAEDSFLEAWLSRGDRKMAEVVYSAWKNGSKFDAWQEGRKYDAWIAAFEGHGLDPMFYTHRQRRTDEVFPWEHITAAVRKNFLFQDFRQSLEGQIRVDCRFDCFACGILPTFAQMRRENPGDVWKCPEVKSPSRKVISEAVASDQLAVNSLPMVGD, from the coding sequence ATGTGGGCGGCGAACTCAACACACGCTCAAGGTGGGACTCGGTTTCAGACCCGGGTCGCGTTCGTCTTCCCCGACATTTACGACATCGGCGTTTCGAACGTGGGACTCAAGATCCTCTACGACCAAGTGAATCAACGCGACGACGCGCTCGCCGAACGCGCCTACGCTCCGTGGCTGGATATGGAAGCGCTCATGCGCGAGCACGGGATTCCGCTGTACGCGCTCGAATCAAAACGACCTTTAGCCTGCTTCGACCTCATCGGCTTTACCCTCCCTTATGAGACTCTCTACACCAACGCGCTCAACATCCTCGACTTAGCCGGCATCCCTGTCCGCTCCGCAGACCGCGACGAGACCCACCCCATCATCATCGCCGGTGGACATTCCACCATGAACCCCGAACCCATGCACGCGTTCATTGATGCGTTCGTGATCGGCGAGGGGGAAGAGGTGATACACGACATCATCAACGTAATTCAGAGAGTCAAAGGTCAAACGTCACAAGTCGCAAGCGACCTTCGACTTTCGACATTTGACCGCAACGAATTACTTCGCTTACTCGCGCGAATCCCCGGCGTCTACGTCCCCACCTTCTACGAAGCCAATTATCTCGAAGATGGCACCGTTTCGCACATCGAGCCGACGATTCCCGAAATTTCAAAAGTTGTCACCAAGCGCGTTGTTGCCAAACTGCCTCCGCCGCCGACGAAGTTCATCGTCCCAAACATTGACATCGTCCACAACCGCGTGTCAGTGGAGATCATGCGCGGATGCACGCGCGGGTGCCGATTCTGTCACGCAGGGATGATCACCCGCCCCGTCCGCGAAAGACCCGTAGATGAAGTGGTCGAGGCGCTCGAGGCAGCGGTCAAATCCAGCGGCTTTGAGGAGATCGCGCTGTTGTCGTTGTCTTCGTCCGATTACACCAACGTGTTGGAGTTGGTCACGAAGGTCGGAGAAAAATTCGGCGGCACGCATCTCAAAGTTTCGTTGCCATCATTGCGAATCGAATCGGTCTCGATTGACCTGATGGAAAAACTCAGGGACAAACGCTCGGGCGGATTCACGCTCGCTCCCGAAGCCGCCACCGAACGGATGCGGCGCATCATCAACAAATATATTCCCGATGAAGATATCATCAACACCACGCGCGAAATTTACTCGCGCGGCTGGACGACGATCAAGCTGTATTTCATGATCGGTCATCCGAGCGAAACGCTTGAGGATGTTCAGGCAATTGCGGATTTGTGCAAGCGCGTCATCGCCGAGGGACGCAAAGTGGCGGGGATGCGCGTCAAGTTGAACGCGGGCGTCAGCACGTTCGTGCCAAAATCGCAGACACCGTTCCAGTGGGTTTCATGCGACACGCCTGAACAGATCCGCGCCAAGCAGGCATTGCTTCGCCGCGAACTGGGACGCGATCGAAGCATCAAACTGAGTCTCACCGACGCGGAAGATTCGTTCCTCGAAGCGTGGCTCTCACGCGGCGACAGAAAAATGGCGGAGGTCGTTTACTCCGCATGGAAGAACGGCTCGAAATTCGACGCGTGGCAGGAGGGACGAAAATACGACGCGTGGATCGCCGCCTTTGAGGGACACGGACTCGACCCAATGTTTTACACGCACCGCCAACGCCGAACGGACGAGGTCTTCCCGTGGGAACACATCACTGCCGCTGTTCGCAAAAACTTTTTATTCCAAGATTTCCGTCAATCGCTCGAGGGGCAGATCCGCGTGGATTGCCGCTTCGATTGTTTCGCCTGCGGCATCCTGCCGACGTTCGCGCAAATGCGACGCGAGAATCCCGGCGATGTGTGGAAGTGCCCGGAGGTGAAGTCGCCTTCGCGGAAAGTGATCAGTGAGGCAGTTGCAAGTGATCAGTTAGCAGTGAACAGTTTACCAATGGTCGGGGATTAA